The following proteins are co-located in the Haloprofundus halophilus genome:
- a CDS encoding Fic family protein encodes MPTKELPDSAPGKYVPYHPNPYYSPEPLPVEPKLELSEQTHNLVADAAYQIGRVDGISSTVDFSAVLYTSLIRIEAVESARIEGADVAYQDVEAYHTKHPAGDGDTTIEKDLKEALNYETALTYGLEKVESGASITLSLIKELHSVLLEDVRNEGDVVGDFRDHMVHLTSPQPGQRPFVPPTPEGLTRLMHSLESYIQMGGQYHPLVDAGIIHYFFETVHPFSDGNGRLGRLLIILYLASEGYLESPYIYPSAYFNRHKVEYVERMRAVSEDGAWDEWLTFFLEGLRSQAETSYDRTHRLRDLQERYEKEYPGSTNTDTFARQLLQYPYFTAPDLVEYLDISRRTAYKVVDDLESDGLIEEVTGKERGKEYKAVEVFDILE; translated from the coding sequence ATGCCCACGAAAGAGCTTCCCGATAGTGCACCGGGAAAATACGTCCCCTATCATCCGAACCCATACTATTCACCGGAGCCGCTCCCAGTAGAGCCGAAGCTCGAACTCTCCGAACAGACACACAATCTGGTGGCCGATGCAGCGTATCAAATCGGTCGTGTCGACGGTATCAGCTCGACAGTCGACTTCTCCGCAGTTCTCTACACCTCTCTCATTCGTATCGAGGCCGTCGAGTCAGCACGTATCGAAGGGGCAGACGTCGCGTATCAAGACGTCGAAGCATACCACACAAAGCACCCTGCAGGTGATGGTGACACGACAATCGAGAAAGATCTGAAAGAGGCCCTCAATTACGAGACGGCGCTCACGTACGGCCTCGAGAAAGTCGAGAGCGGAGCGTCGATAACGCTCTCGCTGATCAAAGAACTCCATTCGGTACTGCTTGAGGATGTCCGAAACGAGGGTGACGTCGTCGGTGACTTCCGCGACCATATGGTTCATCTCACGAGCCCACAGCCAGGACAGCGTCCGTTCGTCCCGCCGACTCCGGAGGGACTCACTAGACTCATGCACTCACTTGAGTCATACATTCAGATGGGTGGACAGTACCATCCCCTCGTCGACGCCGGCATCATCCACTATTTCTTTGAGACGGTTCATCCTTTCTCGGATGGGAACGGTCGACTCGGTCGGTTACTCATCATTCTGTATCTGGCGAGCGAAGGGTACCTCGAAAGTCCATATATCTACCCGAGCGCATACTTCAATCGGCACAAAGTCGAGTACGTCGAGCGGATGCGTGCGGTGAGTGAGGACGGTGCATGGGACGAGTGGCTCACGTTCTTCCTCGAAGGACTCCGAAGTCAAGCCGAGACGTCGTACGACCGAACTCACCGACTCCGCGATCTTCAAGAGCGCTACGAGAAAGAGTACCCAGGCAGCACGAATACGGACACGTTCGCTCGGCAGCTACTCCAGTATCCGTACTTTACGGCGCCTGACCTTGTGGAGTATCTCGACATCTCACGTCGGACTGCCTACAAGGTCGTCGACGACCTCGAATCGGATGGCCTCATTGAGGAAGTGACCGGAAAAGAACGTGGGAAGGAGTACAAAGCAGTCGAGGTGTTCGACATTCTGGAGTAG